In Immundisolibacter sp., the following proteins share a genomic window:
- the ruvB gene encoding Holliday junction branch migration DNA helicase RuvB: protein MAIERDGILKPQPVAVEEVHVERGIRPGRLADYVGQQAIREQLDIFIGAAQGRKEAMDHVLLYGPPGLGKTTLAHIIAHELGVGLRTTSGPVLERPGDLAAILTNLAPNDVLFVDEIHRLSATVEEVLYPALEDFQLDIMIGEGPAARSIKLDLPPFTLIGATTRAGLLTSPLRDRFGIVARLEFYTEEELTLIVQRAARLFDFVLDEGGAHELARRSRGTPRIANRLLRRARDYAQMRADGAVTREVADAALAMLGVDQRGLDGNDRRLLSAVLQKFGGGPVGVDNLAAAIGETRDTIEDVIEPYLIQQGLLMRTPRGRVATEAASLYLGLAPAVARGAARDDLFDD, encoded by the coding sequence ATGGCAATCGAACGCGACGGCATCCTCAAACCCCAGCCGGTGGCGGTAGAGGAAGTGCATGTCGAGCGCGGCATCCGGCCAGGTCGCCTCGCCGATTACGTCGGCCAGCAGGCGATCCGCGAGCAGCTCGACATCTTCATCGGCGCCGCCCAGGGCCGCAAGGAGGCCATGGACCACGTGTTGCTGTACGGCCCGCCGGGCCTGGGCAAGACCACACTGGCGCACATCATTGCCCACGAGCTGGGCGTCGGCCTGCGCACCACCTCCGGACCGGTACTGGAGCGGCCGGGCGATCTGGCCGCCATCCTGACCAATCTGGCTCCCAACGACGTGCTGTTCGTGGACGAGATCCATCGCCTCAGCGCCACCGTGGAGGAGGTTCTCTACCCGGCGCTGGAGGATTTCCAGCTCGACATCATGATCGGCGAGGGGCCGGCGGCGCGCTCGATCAAGCTCGACCTTCCGCCGTTCACGCTGATCGGCGCTACCACGCGTGCCGGCCTGCTGACATCGCCGCTGCGCGATCGCTTCGGCATCGTGGCGCGGCTGGAGTTCTATACCGAGGAGGAACTGACGCTGATCGTGCAGCGCGCGGCGCGGCTGTTTGATTTTGTGCTGGACGAGGGCGGCGCCCACGAGCTGGCGCGCCGCTCGCGTGGCACGCCGCGCATCGCCAACCGCCTGCTGCGCCGGGCGCGTGATTACGCACAGATGCGCGCTGACGGCGCCGTGACGCGCGAGGTGGCCGACGCGGCGCTGGCCATGCTGGGCGTCGACCAGCGCGGCCTGGACGGCAACGACCGGCGCCTGCTGTCGGCCGTGCTGCAGAAGTTCGGCGGCGGCCCGGTGGGTGTGGACAACCTGGCGGCGGCCATCGGCGAGACGCGCGACACCATCGAGGACGTGATCGAGCCGTACCTGATCCAGCAGGGCCTGCTGATGCGCACGCCGCGCGGGCGGGTGGCCACCGAGGCAGCCAGTCTTTACCTGGGCCTGGCGCCGGCCGTGGCGCGCGGCGCTGCGCGGGACGATCTGTTCGACGACTGA
- the tolQ gene encoding protein TolQ yields MANELSIAHLVLGAGPVVKTVMVILLGASVLSWTIMLRKRRAFAQVAAAIEAFERRFWSGQDMEELYKAAAGSIYPPGSVEGLFIGGYREFRHLYEQPHLPIEAALDSAQRGMRAGMSREMEALDEHLPYLATIGSISPYIGLFGTVWGIMSAFQSLGTTGQPTLALVAPAISEALVATAMGLFAAIPAVIAYNRFASVVDHRAGQYEAFIEDFMSLLQRQAHAFRAGLGQRGGVKG; encoded by the coding sequence TTGGCCAACGAGTTATCCATTGCCCACCTGGTGTTGGGGGCAGGTCCGGTCGTCAAAACCGTCATGGTGATCCTGCTCGGGGCCTCGGTGCTGTCCTGGACCATCATGCTGCGCAAGCGGCGCGCGTTTGCGCAGGTGGCGGCAGCCATCGAAGCCTTCGAGCGGCGCTTCTGGTCCGGTCAGGACATGGAAGAGCTCTACAAGGCGGCCGCCGGCAGTATTTATCCGCCGGGCAGCGTCGAGGGCCTGTTCATCGGTGGTTACCGCGAGTTCCGGCACCTGTACGAGCAGCCACATCTGCCGATCGAGGCGGCGCTCGATTCCGCCCAGCGCGGCATGCGGGCCGGCATGTCGCGCGAGATGGAGGCGCTCGACGAGCACTTGCCGTACCTGGCCACGATCGGCTCGATCAGCCCGTACATCGGCCTGTTCGGTACCGTGTGGGGCATCATGAGCGCCTTCCAGTCGCTCGGTACCACCGGTCAGCCAACCTTGGCTTTGGTCGCGCCGGCCATCTCCGAGGCGCTGGTCGCCACCGCCATGGGTCTGTTCGCGGCCATTCCGGCGGTGATTGCCTACAACCGCTTCGCGTCGGTGGTGGATCACCGCGCCGGCCAGTACGAGGCCTTCATCGAAGACTTCATGAGCCTGCTGCAGCGCCAGGCACATGCGTTTCGAGCCGGCCTGGGACAGCGCGGCGGCGTGAAGGGCTGA
- the tolR gene encoding protein TolR, translating into MAQTQGRRRRGRVVAEINVVPYIDVMLVLLIIFMITTPLLEQGVKVDLPQAEQGEQVEQEKQTPIQVTVDKDGRYYFDFETYRSEEGKPETAERLIALTQVALEKAPDAPVVVRGDKAVPYQAVIDAMALLQQAGARKVGLITQVAD; encoded by the coding sequence ATGGCGCAGACGCAGGGCCGCCGCAGGCGCGGCCGGGTGGTGGCGGAAATCAACGTCGTGCCCTACATCGACGTGATGCTGGTGCTGCTGATCATTTTCATGATCACCACGCCGTTGCTGGAGCAGGGCGTGAAGGTGGACCTGCCGCAGGCCGAACAGGGCGAGCAGGTCGAACAGGAAAAACAGACCCCGATTCAGGTCACCGTGGACAAGGACGGCCGGTATTACTTCGACTTCGAGACTTATCGCAGCGAAGAGGGCAAGCCGGAGACTGCTGAGCGGCTGATTGCTCTGACTCAAGTGGCGCTGGAGAAGGCGCCCGATGCGCCGGTAGTGGTGCGCGGGGACAAGGCGGTGCCGTATCAGGCGGTCATCGACGCCATGGCCCTGCTCCAGCAGGCGGGCGCCAGGAAGGTCGGCCTCATCACCCAGGTTGCCGACTGA